One window of the Benincasa hispida cultivar B227 chromosome 3, ASM972705v1, whole genome shotgun sequence genome contains the following:
- the LOC120073037 gene encoding molybdate-anion transporter isoform X1 yields MAVIIENSVWEPNPFLFIFIFLSCFLSIFLLPYASKNSSTRAPAPFEHGFSSAFSSFQRKFLLLYSLASVMEGLWSVYGEFEFTYRGVSREQIVLSLCVGYAASLFVGTFLGILSDLIGQKKVCMTFCIIHLVTAIWKRISVHPSLFIASIGLSLATSIFSFSFETWMVHHHEKQGQRQDMLSDTFWLMTIFESVSLIGNQMLVNSLIGDNVERNMFTPSTIAVFLAVICLTFIIKGWTEVSQRIELEDYRTSFSAYIFSDKRIWLLAWAQASIHFSVAFFWILWAPTLVADGREVHLGLIYPCLLGSRILGSSLFPWLMSGTSSLRTEDCLLYCFVISGLVMSIVAFDYQELGVLVMLFSIFHACVGLILPSLARLRTMYVPNKLRGGMISLSLAPANAAILFFLLQGGYYQRIENSVIIAFAALGLFTSAGGMYALKRWGKHPYQTWQKQ; encoded by the exons ATGGCGGTGATTATCGAAAATTCAGTTTGGGAACCAAATccatttttgttcattttcatCTTCCTCTCTTGTTTTCTTTCGATCTTTCTTCTACCTTATGCTTCCAAAAATAGCTCCACCAGAGCTCCTGCTCCGTTCGAGCATGGATTTTCATCCGCCTTTTCTAGTTTCCAGCGGAAGTTCCTGCTACTTTATTCTCTTGCCTCAG TAATGGAAGGCTTATGGTCAGTGTATGGTGAATTTGAGTTTACGTATCGTGGAGTTAGCAGAGAGCAGATAGTGTTGTCTCTATGTGTTGGATATGCAGCTTCTCTCTTCGTCGGTACCTTTTTGGGCATTCTATCCGAtttgat AGGTCAAAAGAAAGTCTGTATGACCTTTTGCATTATACACCTTGTTACTGCCATATGGAAGAGGATTTCTGTGCATCCAAGTCTCTTTATTGCCAGTATTGGCTTATCTCTTGCTACTTCAATATTTTCATTCAGTTTCGAAACATGGATGGTGCATCATCATGAGAAG CAGGGTCAAAGGCAAGATATGTTAAGTGACACATTTTGGCTAATGACTATATTTGAGTCTGTCTCTTTGATTGGAAACCAGATGCTTGTGAATAGTTTGATCGGTGATAATGTTGAGAGGAATATGTTTACTCCTTCCACCATTGCTGTGTTCTTGGCAGTGATATGTTTAACTTTTATCATCAAAGGGTGGACAGAAGTATCACAAAGAATAGAACTGGAGGACTATAGAACTTCTTTCAGTGCATATATTTTTAGTG ATAAAAGGATATGGTTATTGGCATGGGCCCAAGCTTCTATTCACTTCTCTGTTGCATTCTTTTGGATTCTTTGGGCACCAACATTAGTG GCTGATGGGCGGGAAGTCCATCTAGGGTTGATATATCCATGTTTGCTGGGATCAAGAATCCTTGGAAGCTCATTGTTTCCATGGCTTATGAGTGGAACATCATCTCTTCGGACTGAAGATTGTTTACTATATTGCTTCGTAATATCAGGGCTTGTGATGTCAATTGTTGCTTTTGATTATCAG GAGCTTGGAGTTTTAGTGATgctattttccatatttcatgcCTGTGTAGGTTTAATTTTACCTTCACTTGCAAGATTAAGGACCAT GTATGTGCCAAATAAGTTACGTGGAGGGATGATTAGCTTATCTCTGGCCCCGGCAAATGCggcaattttgttttttctgttGCAG
- the LOC120073037 gene encoding molybdate-anion transporter isoform X2 — protein MAVIIENSVWEPNPFLFIFIFLSCFLSIFLLPYASKNSSTRAPAPFEHGFSSAFSSFQRKFLLLYSLASVMEGLWSVYGEFEFTYRGVSREQIVLSLCVGYAASLFVGTFLGILSDLIGQKKVCMTFCIIHLVTAIWKRISVHPSLFIASIGLSLATSIFSFSFETWMVHHHEKGQRQDMLSDTFWLMTIFESVSLIGNQMLVNSLIGDNVERNMFTPSTIAVFLAVICLTFIIKGWTEVSQRIELEDYRTSFSAYIFSDKRIWLLAWAQASIHFSVAFFWILWAPTLVADGREVHLGLIYPCLLGSRILGSSLFPWLMSGTSSLRTEDCLLYCFVISGLVMSIVAFDYQELGVLVMLFSIFHACVGLILPSLARLRTMYVPNKLRGGMISLSLAPANAAILFFLLQGGYYQRIENSVIIAFAALGLFTSAGGMYALKRWGKHPYQTWQKQ, from the exons ATGGCGGTGATTATCGAAAATTCAGTTTGGGAACCAAATccatttttgttcattttcatCTTCCTCTCTTGTTTTCTTTCGATCTTTCTTCTACCTTATGCTTCCAAAAATAGCTCCACCAGAGCTCCTGCTCCGTTCGAGCATGGATTTTCATCCGCCTTTTCTAGTTTCCAGCGGAAGTTCCTGCTACTTTATTCTCTTGCCTCAG TAATGGAAGGCTTATGGTCAGTGTATGGTGAATTTGAGTTTACGTATCGTGGAGTTAGCAGAGAGCAGATAGTGTTGTCTCTATGTGTTGGATATGCAGCTTCTCTCTTCGTCGGTACCTTTTTGGGCATTCTATCCGAtttgat AGGTCAAAAGAAAGTCTGTATGACCTTTTGCATTATACACCTTGTTACTGCCATATGGAAGAGGATTTCTGTGCATCCAAGTCTCTTTATTGCCAGTATTGGCTTATCTCTTGCTACTTCAATATTTTCATTCAGTTTCGAAACATGGATGGTGCATCATCATGAGAAG GGTCAAAGGCAAGATATGTTAAGTGACACATTTTGGCTAATGACTATATTTGAGTCTGTCTCTTTGATTGGAAACCAGATGCTTGTGAATAGTTTGATCGGTGATAATGTTGAGAGGAATATGTTTACTCCTTCCACCATTGCTGTGTTCTTGGCAGTGATATGTTTAACTTTTATCATCAAAGGGTGGACAGAAGTATCACAAAGAATAGAACTGGAGGACTATAGAACTTCTTTCAGTGCATATATTTTTAGTG ATAAAAGGATATGGTTATTGGCATGGGCCCAAGCTTCTATTCACTTCTCTGTTGCATTCTTTTGGATTCTTTGGGCACCAACATTAGTG GCTGATGGGCGGGAAGTCCATCTAGGGTTGATATATCCATGTTTGCTGGGATCAAGAATCCTTGGAAGCTCATTGTTTCCATGGCTTATGAGTGGAACATCATCTCTTCGGACTGAAGATTGTTTACTATATTGCTTCGTAATATCAGGGCTTGTGATGTCAATTGTTGCTTTTGATTATCAG GAGCTTGGAGTTTTAGTGATgctattttccatatttcatgcCTGTGTAGGTTTAATTTTACCTTCACTTGCAAGATTAAGGACCAT GTATGTGCCAAATAAGTTACGTGGAGGGATGATTAGCTTATCTCTGGCCCCGGCAAATGCggcaattttgttttttctgttGCAG